From the Maioricimonas rarisocia genome, one window contains:
- a CDS encoding alpha/beta hydrolase: MNELLSAERLDRGYVIILPGIEGRSWCNRSIARGLAEAGLPYGIEIYDWTLGPLAALYTLRASWRHRRESARIAEKLIDYRSRYPDRPMYLVGHSGGGGMSVLTLQQLPDDVRVEAAVLLAPAISPKFPLDSALQHVERGIWNFYSYGDAFFVGLMTTVLGTMDAHHMPAAGFGGFHKQSGSADPRLHEVPFEWSMTRHWNLGGHFGCVNHRFVRTHIAPILAGQHSQPDA, translated from the coding sequence GTGAACGAACTTCTGTCGGCCGAACGGCTGGATCGCGGCTACGTCATTATCCTGCCCGGCATCGAGGGGCGAAGCTGGTGTAACCGCAGCATCGCCCGCGGACTGGCCGAGGCCGGCCTGCCGTACGGCATCGAAATCTATGACTGGACGCTGGGACCGCTCGCGGCGCTGTACACGCTGCGGGCCTCCTGGCGGCACCGTCGCGAAAGCGCCCGCATCGCGGAAAAGCTGATCGACTACCGCAGCCGCTACCCGGACCGCCCGATGTACCTCGTCGGACACTCGGGGGGCGGCGGCATGTCGGTCCTGACGTTGCAGCAGTTGCCGGACGACGTCCGTGTCGAGGCGGCTGTGTTGCTCGCCCCGGCCATCTCTCCAAAGTTCCCTCTGGATTCCGCCCTGCAGCACGTCGAGCGGGGCATCTGGAACTTCTATTCCTACGGTGATGCCTTCTTCGTCGGCCTGATGACGACCGTCCTGGGCACAATGGACGCGCACCACATGCCGGCCGCCGGATTCGGTGGCTTCCACAAGCAGAGTGGCTCGGCCGATCCGCGCCTGCACGAGGTGCCGTTTGAATGGTCGATGACGCGGCACTGGAATCTGGGCGGCCACTTCGGCTGCGTCAACCACCGGTTCGTCCGGACGCATATCGCGCCGATCCTTGCTGGTCAACACAGCCAACCCGATGCGTGA
- the ygfZ gene encoding CAF17-like 4Fe-4S cluster assembly/insertion protein YgfZ, translating into MSIEDLRKRQQEQSARWESDRSVAPADFGAPAEEYRAATTAAALFDLTVRSHIELTGADRATFLHNFCTNDIKRLAPGQGCEAFITSIKGRILGHVLVFATDTSLWLESDAGTEGELVAHLDKYLIVEDVEIHRRSSEEAELLCVGPEAAGRLNDVLGIDTAAIPADGVTPSEFEEQPVQVRRTSFTGYPEWAVVAPVAILPVLWSRLTEAGLRSAGALAFEALRIQAGMPRVGVDISEENIAQEANRTEEAISFTKGCYLGQEPIARLDALGHVNKLLCVLRIESDQVPAAGATVVDDGGKDLGRITSATVSPESGQVVALGILKASHAKPETAVAVRGEGDAALVARVASTQPS; encoded by the coding sequence GTGAGTATTGAAGACCTTCGCAAACGCCAGCAGGAACAGTCGGCCCGCTGGGAGAGTGACCGCAGCGTAGCGCCCGCCGACTTCGGTGCTCCCGCCGAGGAATACCGTGCCGCGACGACGGCCGCCGCTCTGTTCGATCTGACTGTCCGCTCGCACATTGAGCTGACTGGGGCGGACCGGGCGACGTTTCTGCACAATTTCTGCACGAACGACATCAAGCGGCTTGCGCCCGGCCAGGGCTGCGAAGCGTTCATCACCAGCATCAAAGGGCGCATCCTGGGGCACGTACTTGTCTTCGCGACCGACACGTCGCTGTGGCTGGAAAGTGACGCCGGGACCGAAGGGGAACTGGTTGCTCATCTCGACAAGTACCTCATCGTCGAAGATGTCGAGATCCACCGTCGCTCGAGTGAAGAGGCGGAACTGCTCTGCGTGGGGCCCGAAGCCGCGGGACGCCTCAACGATGTGCTGGGAATCGACACCGCGGCGATACCGGCGGATGGCGTCACTCCGTCTGAGTTCGAGGAGCAGCCGGTGCAGGTGCGGCGGACGTCCTTCACGGGGTATCCGGAATGGGCGGTTGTCGCTCCCGTTGCGATTCTGCCGGTACTCTGGAGCCGGCTGACAGAAGCGGGTCTCCGGTCGGCCGGTGCGCTCGCCTTTGAGGCCCTGCGGATTCAAGCCGGGATGCCGCGGGTCGGCGTCGACATCTCGGAGGAGAACATCGCCCAGGAGGCGAACCGGACGGAGGAGGCGATCAGCTTCACCAAGGGGTGCTATCTGGGGCAGGAACCGATTGCCCGGCTGGACGCCCTGGGGCACGTCAACAAGCTGCTGTGTGTGCTGCGGATCGAGAGCGATCAGGTTCCCGCTGCGGGGGCGACGGTCGTGGACGATGGAGGGAAAGACCTGGGGCGGATCACGTCCGCCACGGTGTCGCCTGAGTCCGGTCAGGTGGTGGCGCTGGGAATTCTGAAAGCGAGTCACGCGAAGCCGGAGACCGCCGTTGCGGTGCGGGGTGAGGGGGACGCCGCGCTGGTGGCGCGGGTTGCTAGTACGCAGCCGAGTTGA
- a CDS encoding protein-L-isoaspartate(D-aspartate) O-methyltransferase: protein MPSGTAVAQRRDPFREARLRMVALDIAAEGVRNPRVLEAMRTVPRHLFVRPNLRHLAYLDQALDIGYKQTISPPFIVAYMTEVIDPQPEDRVLEIGTGSGYQAAVLSGLVKEVYTIEIVEQLGRRAASLLERLDYDNVHAKVGDGYQGWAEHAPFDKIIVTCSPEDIPTPLVEQLREGGKMIIPLGQRYQQVFHLLEKRDGKLVETKLLPTLFVPMTGKSEELRNVKPDPTRPQLVNGGFEELLDESGRAVGWHYQRRSRIVDEQAPEGQQYICFENVAPGRSAHMLQGMALDGSAVSAIRLSFWMQLTDVSPGQESYEKPALYLHFFDAQRRPLGQKLIGPWLSDVPQWKQVETMVSIPVRTREMIVQVGLNGATGTLCIDNIALTPITN, encoded by the coding sequence GTGCCCTCTGGAACCGCCGTGGCGCAGCGGCGGGACCCGTTTCGGGAAGCCCGGCTACGCATGGTCGCCCTCGACATCGCTGCCGAGGGTGTCCGCAATCCTCGCGTGCTCGAGGCAATGCGGACCGTGCCGCGGCACCTGTTTGTCCGGCCGAATCTGCGGCATCTGGCGTACCTCGATCAGGCCCTGGACATCGGCTACAAGCAGACGATTTCGCCGCCGTTCATCGTGGCGTACATGACCGAGGTGATCGATCCTCAGCCGGAGGATCGCGTGCTCGAAATCGGGACAGGCAGCGGCTATCAGGCGGCCGTTCTCTCCGGGCTGGTGAAGGAGGTGTACACGATCGAGATCGTCGAACAGCTTGGCCGGCGGGCGGCGAGCCTGCTCGAACGGCTCGACTATGACAACGTTCATGCCAAAGTCGGCGACGGCTATCAGGGCTGGGCCGAGCATGCTCCCTTCGACAAGATCATCGTCACCTGCTCCCCCGAGGACATACCGACCCCGCTGGTTGAGCAGCTTCGCGAGGGAGGAAAGATGATTATCCCACTCGGGCAGCGGTATCAGCAGGTGTTTCATCTGCTCGAGAAGCGGGATGGCAAGCTGGTCGAGACGAAGCTGCTGCCGACGCTGTTCGTCCCGATGACGGGAAAGTCCGAGGAACTCCGCAACGTCAAACCGGACCCGACGCGGCCGCAGCTGGTCAACGGCGGTTTCGAGGAACTGCTCGACGAATCGGGCCGGGCCGTCGGCTGGCATTACCAGCGTCGCAGCCGCATTGTCGATGAGCAGGCACCGGAAGGACAGCAGTACATCTGCTTTGAGAACGTCGCCCCCGGACGGTCGGCCCATATGCTGCAGGGAATGGCGCTGGACGGCTCGGCGGTTTCGGCGATCCGACTGAGTTTCTGGATGCAGCTGACCGACGTGTCACCCGGCCAGGAGTCGTACGAGAAGCCGGCCCTGTACCTGCACTTTTTCGATGCTCAGCGGCGGCCATTGGGACAGAAGCTGATCGGTCCGTGGCTTTCCGACGTCCCCCAGTGGAAGCAGGTCGAAACGATGGTTTCGATTCCCGTTCGTACGCGGGAGATGATCGTTCAGGTCGGCCTCAACGGAGCGACCGGGACGCTGTGCATCGACAACATCGCATTGACGCCGATTACGAACTGA